One Misgurnus anguillicaudatus chromosome 19, ASM2758022v2, whole genome shotgun sequence genomic region harbors:
- the LOC129436354 gene encoding neurexophilin-1, whose product MRSDHGFILLLLNGTVCLLALGQKDTHSSSSSFPSSASKSSPPSDSSKTLGVLGSPGSISPLSRWVMHSRGRAANTSTMELPYRSPVPFSKQEFWEMLGSDLLKSDTDALGTSRVKRRPPIVKTGKFKKMFGWGDFYSNIKTVRLNLLITGKIVDHGNGTFSVYFRHNSTGQGNISVSLVPPVKAVEFDLERQSVVYPKDSKIFNCRVDYEKVDRSKRTSLCNYDPSKTCFQEQTQSHVSWICSKPFKVICIYISFYSTDYRLVQKVCPDYNYHNEMPYLPSG is encoded by the coding sequence CTGGCTCTAGGACAGAAAGATACCcactcctcctcctcttcctttCCCTCATCTGCATCAAAGTCCTCCCCCCCTTCAGACTCCTCCAAAACTCTAGGGGTTCTGGGATCTCCGGGCTCTATTTCCCCTTTGAGCCGCTGGGTAATGCACAGCCGTGGCCGTGCTGCCAACACTTCAACGATGGAGTTGCCCTACCGCTCACCCGTTCCCTTCTCCAAACAGGAATTCTGGGAAATGTTGGGTAGCGACCTCCTCAAATCGGACACAGACGCCCTGGGGACTTCCCGCGTCAAGCGTCGCCCTCCCATCGTCAAAACAGGCAAATTTAAGAAGATGTTCGGCTGGGGTGACTTCTACTCCAACATCAAGACGGTGCGCCTCAATCTGCTCATCACGGGTAAGATTGTGGATCACGGAAACGGAACGTTCAGCGTCTACTTCCGTCACAACTCCACCGGCCAGGGGAACATCTCCGTCAGCCTGGTGCCTCCGGTGAAGGCGGTGGAGTTTGACTTAGAGCGCCAGAGCGTGGTCTACCCCAAAGACTCCAAGATCTTCAACTGCCGCGTAGACTACGAGAAGGTGGACCGCAGCAAACGCACCTCGCTCTGCAACTACGACCCCTCCAAAACCTGCTTCCAGGAGCAGACACAAAGCCACGTGTCCTGGATCTGCTCCAAACCCTTTAAGGTCATTTGCATCTACATTTCGTTCTACAGCACAGACTACCGGTTGGTGCAGAAAGTCTGTCCAGATTATAACTACCACAACGAAATGCCCTACCTACCCTCTGGTTAG